Sequence from the Undibacterium piscinae genome:
CAGAAACGCCGGAAAATCACTGACGTTGTGCTGTCCATCAGCGTCTACCTGCAGTGCATGACTATAGCCGCTAGCGTAGGCATACCGCATGCCAGTCAGCACCGCAGCACCCTTGCCGCAATTACTGGCATGGCGCAGTAAAATCAAGCGCTGCGGGGCACTGGCGGCCAAGGCATCGAGCACAGCTGCGCACGCTGCGTTACTGCCATCGTCCACCAAAATACACAGAAGATCATGTGCCAATACCTGAGCCACCACCACAGCAATCGCTTGCTCATGGTTGTACACAGGGATGACTACACAAGCTTTAAACATCATCACCCCCGTCGATCGCGGCAAATCGCAACAGGCTATGGCAGTAAGCAATCTCGTCGCGTACCGTCACCAATTGCAAGCCGGCCAGGCCAGCCAGGCGTATGTAATCGCTACTCTCATAAATCTTGCTATTTCCACTCGCCATCGCAGTAAAGTAAGGCGAAGTATTGATCAGACAATACGCAGCGATATCATACTGTTGTCTGTCCCAGAAGGTATCCATGATCAATAATTGTCCGCGCGGTGCCAGCGCTGCCGCAGCGCGTTGCAAAATACTGGCAATTGCGGCTTCACTAAAGCAGCTTAGAAATTGACTCATCCAGATCACATCCATACCAGCAGGCAGCGTCGCAGCGGGGTCTAACAAATCACGCGCATGCAAATGCGCACGCTGCTGCACTCCAGCGTTTTGTAAAGTGACTGCGGCTACCGCCAGTTGCTGTGGCAAATCCACCAAATGTAACTCTACCGTCGGCTTATACGCCAACGCCGCGCAACTAAACTTGCCGGTATTGGCACCGATATCCATTACTTTGCGCGGTGCCGTGGCAAACACATCCGGTAATATTTCCGGGAAGGAGCTATCGGAATAGAAATGATCAAAGGCAAACCAACTGCTCTTGGCAGGCTCAGGCAACTCTGATAAACCCTGATACAAGGTATCCCAGTCACCCAAACTAGGCAAACCTAGGGGCTGCTGCTGATCCAGCGACGCATCCAGTTTAAACAGACCCTGATAACAAACATCGTGATTGAAATCAAAATTTATCTGCGTCATTTTGTCGGTCAGTATGCAGTAACCGGTTTTATCCAGCACATAGCTACCATCGCGCAGATACACCACGCCAGCGGCCAGACTAGTCTCTAGCGCCACTTTGAGGGCATACTCGCTCCAGCGTCCACTAGCCACCAAGGCGCTCAGGCTTACACCACTCGCACCGGCGTCAGCCAAGGCTTGCAACATGCCGCGCTTCCAGGCGTAACGCACGGCCTGAAACACCACCGGAGCGTAGGCGATTTTTTGTGCCTCATAACGTGCTGCAAAAGCGCTTTGCGCCTCGGGAGAAAACTTCTTATCTAGCATGCTGTCTTAAAAAAAGGCCTACTTAAATTGCGTCTGCAGCGCGAAACAAAATGCGCCCGCTGGAATGCGCATGCAGCGCAGAAAAATATCGAAAATTTAAACTGTTTTTTTGTACGTCAAAAATCAATTCCAAAGTGACCGGCGTATCGGCGCGTATCAGTTGTTGAAACTTCAGAGCATGCACCGCCTCAAAACATGAGGGCAAGGCAAAATATTCGCGCCCATAGTGGATCGCCCAGTCTAATTGCACCACCCCGGGCAAAATCGCCACTTGCGAAAAATGCCCATCAAAATACAATAAATCAGCCGGTGCAATCACTTCCAATGCGACCCGCTTGGCATCACGCTCCAGCAGTCGCTTATGCGGCAGGCGTGGCCTGGGATCGGCCTTGATAGGCGCTGCGGCTTCAGAAGATAAGGACTCCAGCAATAGCGCCTGGGTGGTTTTACCCTGAGCATTGAGTGGCATCTGTTCCAGATAACGCCAGCGGCGCGGTAAGGCAACCGCTTCGACTGCGCCGCTCAGACTGGCCAAGAGGCTACGGTTGACGGCCAATTTACCATGCTGCGCCAAGTAGCTCTTACCGGCATCCGACAAGACCACAAAGGCGATCAAGCCCTCCCGCTGTGTGGCATAGAGTTGCTGTGCCACCAGGCGCACCTCAGCCACCAGCGAACTGGCCGACAACAGACTTTCAATGGCATCCAGCGACACCCTTTTTTCTTCTATCTTGACGATACGGTCGCTACGTCCCAACAGCAAAAAATGCTGTTCACCACAGGCCTGGGCGCGATCGGCCAGGCGTAACCAGCCATCCTCAAGCAGATGGGAAGAACGCACTTCCAGCAAATTTTCTTGCGGCTCCAGCCGCCAATTGACGCCTGGCAAAGCCTGCCAGGCTGCATCCTCACTATTTGACTGCAGATCACGCTGACGCCAGGCGATACCTCCGGTTTCGGAACTGCCATACACCTCACGCGGAATCTGGCCGAGTAGGGCCGCGCTATGCTGCGCTGCCGCCAAAGACAAAGGCCCGCCCGAGGAAAATACCGCCCGCAGGTTTTGCCGCGCCGCCGACCAATCCAAATGCGCAGGCAGACGTTTCAGATGTGCAGGACTAGCGATCAGGGCGCACGGTGCGTGCCCCAGTAAAACTGCCAAGGCTTCCGGGAAATTTTGACTGTGTGCGTGGATCGCACGGCCAACGCAGAGCGGCCACAACAACTTAAACAATAAACCGTAAATGTGCTGATGCGACACCGTAGCGACGATCGCACATCGCCCTAAAGCGGCACCAAACTGGGCCTCCAGTGTCGCCACTTCACTGGCTAGCTGCGACATGCGTTTGGGGCATGCTTGCGCCACGCCGGTGCTGCCTGAAGTATGTACCACTAAGGCCAGAAAATCAGACTCCAAAGCCGGATAAGCAGTGACCTGAAATGGTACCTCTACAGTAGGCTGAACGGGGGCGTATTCAGATGGAAATTCACCTAAAAATCCATCGACCTGTAAGGCCAGAGCTGTGCAACTACTAGTCAGGGTATCGGCGCTGAGCCACAGGGTTTTACCAGCATGCCAGCCGCCCAGTAAAGCAGCAGCAAATTCCAGGCTGTCTTCCAGATACAGGGCGAAATTTTGCCCTGCTTGTGCGCTTAACAAATTGCGCCAACGCGCTACGCTGGCTAGAAAATCCGCTGCGTCTACTGCTTGCTGATGGCGCCAGCCCAGCACCGAGCTGGACGGCCGCGCCGCCAGCACTTGAACCAGATTAAGCAGACTATCAGACATGATGTAGACGCTTAAAACGCAGGCGCAGCAAAAATTCTATGCCGAACAGAGCACCCATCAACAGATAGGAAATCACACCTGTGTACAAAGACCAGAGCGCTTCAGATGCCCATAAGGCAGTAGCG
This genomic interval carries:
- a CDS encoding class I SAM-dependent methyltransferase encodes the protein MLDKKFSPEAQSAFAARYEAQKIAYAPVVFQAVRYAWKRGMLQALADAGASGVSLSALVASGRWSEYALKVALETSLAAGVVYLRDGSYVLDKTGYCILTDKMTQINFDFNHDVCYQGLFKLDASLDQQQPLGLPSLGDWDTLYQGLSELPEPAKSSWFAFDHFYSDSSFPEILPDVFATAPRKVMDIGANTGKFSCAALAYKPTVELHLVDLPQQLAVAAVTLQNAGVQQRAHLHARDLLDPAATLPAGMDVIWMSQFLSCFSEAAIASILQRAAAALAPRGQLLIMDTFWDRQQYDIAAYCLINTSPYFTAMASGNSKIYESSDYIRLAGLAGLQLVTVRDEIAYCHSLLRFAAIDGGDDV
- a CDS encoding AMP-binding protein, with product MSDSLLNLVQVLAARPSSSVLGWRHQQAVDAADFLASVARWRNLLSAQAGQNFALYLEDSLEFAAALLGGWHAGKTLWLSADTLTSSCTALALQVDGFLGEFPSEYAPVQPTVEVPFQVTAYPALESDFLALVVHTSGSTGVAQACPKRMSQLASEVATLEAQFGAALGRCAIVATVSHQHIYGLLFKLLWPLCVGRAIHAHSQNFPEALAVLLGHAPCALIASPAHLKRLPAHLDWSAARQNLRAVFSSGGPLSLAAAQHSAALLGQIPREVYGSSETGGIAWRQRDLQSNSEDAAWQALPGVNWRLEPQENLLEVRSSHLLEDGWLRLADRAQACGEQHFLLLGRSDRIVKIEEKRVSLDAIESLLSASSLVAEVRLVAQQLYATQREGLIAFVVLSDAGKSYLAQHGKLAVNRSLLASLSGAVEAVALPRRWRYLEQMPLNAQGKTTQALLLESLSSEAAAPIKADPRPRLPHKRLLERDAKRVALEVIAPADLLYFDGHFSQVAILPGVVQLDWAIHYGREYFALPSCFEAVHALKFQQLIRADTPVTLELIFDVQKNSLNFRYFSALHAHSSGRILFRAADAI